One part of the Indicator indicator isolate 239-I01 chromosome 5, UM_Iind_1.1, whole genome shotgun sequence genome encodes these proteins:
- the PPIG gene encoding peptidyl-prolyl cis-trans isomerase G, giving the protein MGVKVQRPRCFFDIAINNVPAGRVVFELFSDVCPKTCENFRCLCTGEKGTGKSTQKPLHYKSCLFHRVVKDFMIQGGDFSEGNGRGGESIYGGFFEDESFAVKHNKEFLLSMANRGKDTNGSQFFITTKPTPHLDGHHVVFGQVISGQEVVREIENQKTDASSKPYAEVRILSCGELIPKAKAKKEEKKRHKSSSSSSDSESSSDSESSSDSSSDSESASEEKSKKRKKKHKKNSKKHKKEKKKRKKSKKSSSSESEDENPEAQPLSTVRPEEIPPVPENRFLMRKSPPKVDEKEKERKSREKERESNLSNSQSTYQRRLLVTRSGRKIKGRGPRRYRTPSRSRSRDRFRRSETPPHWRQEMQRAQRMRVSSGERWIKGDKSEINENKKDNQKSPGRGKERKMPDHRQVSESPSRREEKEKKKDHKSSSKDRETRRNSEKDDKHNKSKAKRRAKSRSHSKSREKSKSKERDSKHSRHDEKRVRSRSKERDHEKGREKEKRYDSRGRDKERSRSKERNKRASSRNNEQDHRKSKDREKRKSRSKEREHARGKHSSSSRTRDRSKSRDRGRRGRSRSRDRDRSRSKDYSRNRDRETRRRGRSRSRERRGTPDKYRGRENRRRRESRSSEREESQSRNRERYSNRESRSSYKRNDTESQRKRRSKSRESSSPESGKDKKSSRDHDRSPDSKKRPSSKERESKKTYSRSSKEKEETTSSAEKEINQKSKSQERDHAPNKDKKSDHETSPGTDDDRHG; this is encoded by the exons ATGGGAGTAAAGGTCCAGAGACCTCGTTGCTTTTTTGACATAGCCATCAATAACGTACCTg ctggaagAGTAGTCTTTGAACTGTTTTCAGATGTATGTCCAAAGACATGTGAGAATTTTCGCTGCCTTTGCACAG GTGAAAAGGGTACAGGAAAATCCACCCAAAAGCCATTGCATTACAAAAGTTGTCTGTTTCACAGGGTCGTGAAAGATTTTATGATCCAAGGAGGTGACTTCAGTGAAG GAAATGGCAGGGGAGGAGAATCCATTTATGGGGGCTTTTTTGAAG ATGAAAGCTTTGCTGTAAAGCACAACAAAGAATTTCTCCTTTCAATGGCTAACAGAGGGAAAGATACAAATGGTTCACAGTTCTTCAT AACAACTAAACCTACACCTCACTTAGATGG ACATCATGTTGTTTTTGGACAAGTCATCTCAGGTCAGGAAGTTGTGAGAGAAatagaaaaccagaaaacagaTGCATCTAGTAAACCATATGCTGAAGTACGCATACTGAGTTGTGGAGAGTTAATTCCAAAGGCGAAAG ccaagaaagaagaaaagaaaagacacaAGTCGTCTTCCTCATCTAGTGACTCGGAAAGTTCAAGTGATTCAGAATCATCTTCTGATTCATCATCAGATTCTGAGAgtgcttcagaagaaaaatctaaaaaacgaaaaaagaaacacaagaagAACTCCAAGAAAcataagaaggaaaagaaaaagagaaagaaaagcaaaaaaag TTCATCCAGTGAAAGTGAAGATGAAAACCCTGAAGCACAGCCATTGTCTACTGTCCGtcctgaagaaattcctcctgtaCCTGAAAACCGGTTTCTGATGAGGAAAAGCCCTCCTAAAGtagatgagaaagaaaaagagaggaaaagccgagagaaggaaagagaaag TAATCTATCGAACTCACAGTCAACATATCAGAGGAGGCTGTTAGTGACCAGatctggaagaaaaataaaaggaagaggaCCAAGG CGTTATCGGACACCTTCCAGATCCAGGTCGAGAGATCGATTCCGACGCAGTGAAACTCCTCCACATTGGAGgcaagaaatgcagagagctcAAAGAATGAGAGTGTCTAGTGGAGAAAGATGGATAAAAGGGGACAA gagtgaaataaatgaaaacaagaaagatAATCAAAAAAGcccaggaagaggaaaagagagaaaaatgccaGACCACAGACAAGTTTCTGAAAGTCCaagcagaagagaggaaaaagagaagaaaaaagatcaCAAGTCCAGCAGTAAAGACAGGGAAAcaagaaggaattcagaaaaaGATGACAAGCATAACAAAAGCAAGGCCAAGAGAAGAGCTAAATCCAGAAGCCATAGTAAAAGCCGAGAGAAATCAAAAAGTAAAGAAAGAGACTCTAAGCACAGTAGACATGATGAAAAGAGAGTAAGATCACGAAGCAAAGAGAGAGACCatgagaaaggcagagaaaaagaaaagcgcTATGATTCTAGAGggagagataaagaaagaagtaggagcaaagagagaaataaaagagcAAGCTCAAGAAATAATGAACAAGATCATAGAAAGAGTAAAGACAGGGAGAAACGAAAGTCAAGAAGCAAAGAGCGTGAGCATGCTAGAGGAAAACATagttccagcagcagaacaagggacaGAAGCAAAAGCCGAGATAGGGGTAGGAGAGGAAGATCAAGAAGCAGAGACAGAGATCGCAGTAGAAGTAAGGACTATTCAAGgaatagagatagagagacaagaagaagaggaagatcaagaagcagagaaaggagaggtaCACCAGATAaatacagaggaagagaaaatagGAGGAGGAGAGAATCAAGGAGCTCTGAAAGAGAGGAAAGTCAaagcagaaacagagagaggTATTCAAATAGAGAAAGTAGAAGCTCATATAAAAGGAATGATACTGAAAGCCAAAGGAAGAGGCGCTCAAAAAGCCGTGAAAGTAGCAGTCCTGAATCTGGTAAAGACAAGAAGTCTAGTAGAGATCATGACAGAAGTCCAGACTCAAAAAAGAGACCAAGTAGCAAAGAGAGAGAATCAAAAAAAACATACTCACGCAGCagtaaagaaaaggaagagaccACATcatcagcagaaaaagaaataaaccaaaaatctAAGAGTCAGGAAAGAGATCATGCCCCTAATAAGGATAAAAAGTCTGATCATGAAACAAGTCCTGGAACAGATGATGACAGGCATGGATGA